DNA sequence from the Chryseobacterium indicum genome:
ATCCGGATTATCAGTCTTCGAATTCTTTAAACGGAATTTTTAGTTGAACGGAAACCTGTTTTTTTTCTTCGGTATTGAGGTGGGAGAGAGATAATCCCAACAGTCTCACCGGTTTATCAAAAGGTCTTAATTCCCAAAGTTTTTTTCCGGTTTTCAGATATTGTTCGGCAGAGGAAAAATATTCTTCTTTGGTGATACTTCTTGTATAGAGTGAGAAATCTTTGTATTTAATTTTTAAAGTTAAAGATCTTCCCAGAATATTATTTTTCTGTAAGCGTGTGTGAAGCTCTTCACTCAGACTTTCCAGTTTTTCATTGACCTGCTGTTCATCAAAAAGATCTTCAAAAAAAGTTCTTTCTACTGCTACACTTTTCTGGATGCGGTGCGGTTTTACTTCTGAATGATGAATTCCGCGAACCACGTTGTAATAATAAGCTCCGGATTTTCCGAACAGTCTTGTTAAATCTTCAATGGATCTTTTCTTTAGATCTTTTCCTTTGTAAATGCCTAAGCTGAACATTTTATTAGCCGTTACTTTTCCGACTCCATAAAATTTTTCTACCGGAAGTTCTTCCAGAAAACCTTCGATTTTGTCGGGATGAATGGTTTTTTGTCCGTTCGGTTTGTTGATATCTGAAGCGACTTTGGCTAAAAATTTATTCACAGAAATTCCGGCGGAAGCAGTAAGTCCAGTTTCGTCAAAAATTTTCTGACGGATCTCTTTGGCGATCTGATTGGCAGATTCCATTCCTTTTTTATTTTCTGTAACGTCGAGGTAGGCTTCATCCAAAGAAAGAGGTTCCACCAGATCGGTGTATTCGTAAAATATTTCACGGATCTTTTTAGAAATTTCTTTATAACGCGCAAAGCGCGGAGGTACGAAAATAAGGTGCGGACATTTTTCTTTTGCCGTTTTGCTGGGCATTGCAGAACGGACTCCGAATTTTCTGGCTTCGTAACTTGCCGCCGAAACCACACCACGATGTCCGCCTCCGACTGCAATTGCTTTTCCTTTCAATGCAGGATTGTCATGCTGCTCCACAGAAGCATAGAATGCATCCATATCGACATGAATTATTTTGCGCATGGGAAAAGAAGAATCCATACCGCAAAGATATGGATTCCTGTATTTTTAATTATTTTCTTTTGTCCTTAATTTATTTAATCGCAAGGATAGACAAAGGTTTATAGAAATGAAATATTTTTAAGATAAAACAAAGCCGTTTCACTTATTTTCGAAATACAATTGAATAAATTTTGTCTTACTTCGCGGTAAAATAAGAATTACTTCAAAAGTTTATCAATTGTTGCCTGAATTTCCGGATCTTCAGGAGTAATGGCGTAATATTTTGCAATGGCAGATTTCTGATCGATCACCATATAACGCGGAATCCAGTTCAGATCAACATAATTATTGAAATCGTTTTTCCAGCCGGAGGAAAACCAGTAGTTCTCTTTATCTTTCATTTCAAATTTTTCCAGACTTCTGTCAAAGCCTTCTTTGGAACGGTCCAACGATAGAAATACAAAATCTATGTTTTTATTTTTTTCTTCCAGTTCTCTGGCTTTCGGAAGCGCATTTAAACAGTCTCTGCACCATCCTGCCCAAAAATCAATAACCAGAACTTTACCTTTATGCTGATCCAGAATCTGCTGAATGGTAACCGTTTTTCCGTCTTCATCTTCCAGTTTCTGCGCCAAAGCTTCTTTGGAGAAACCCTTTTTCAGAACTTTCGGGGTCTGCTGAGAACAGCCTAATCCGAAAATTCCCATCATTAATAGTAACAACAGTTTTTTCATGTTCAAAAAAATTATGTATGCAAATCTAGACAATGCTGTCCAATCTGTACTGATTTTTTGATGACTTTATGAAAATTGATTGGATTGAAGATTTCTATTGCATTTACAATTAAAAAATTCACAAATTTTATCGTTCTGAAAACATCGACAAATATTAAGTCTGTTTAAACTTTTATTTAACCGCAAAAGTCACAAAAAGATCTACTAAATTTTTTATTTAAAGTTGATTATTCTGGAAATTCGCTTTAACATTATCTTTTGTCCCTTTTGCGGTTAATTCTGAAATTAGTTTATCACAAGTTTATTGTTAATAATCTTAGGTTTATGAATAATTTTTCACCAAACCTTTTACCACTGCAATTACATTCGGCATGGCTGTATTGGCAGCGTTCAGAACTTCTTCG
Encoded proteins:
- the dinB gene encoding DNA polymerase IV, which encodes MDSSFPMRKIIHVDMDAFYASVEQHDNPALKGKAIAVGGGHRGVVSAASYEARKFGVRSAMPSKTAKEKCPHLIFVPPRFARYKEISKKIREIFYEYTDLVEPLSLDEAYLDVTENKKGMESANQIAKEIRQKIFDETGLTASAGISVNKFLAKVASDINKPNGQKTIHPDKIEGFLEELPVEKFYGVGKVTANKMFSLGIYKGKDLKKRSIEDLTRLFGKSGAYYYNVVRGIHHSEVKPHRIQKSVAVERTFFEDLFDEQQVNEKLESLSEELHTRLQKNNILGRSLTLKIKYKDFSLYTRSITKEEYFSSAEQYLKTGKKLWELRPFDKPVRLLGLSLSHLNTEEKKQVSVQLKIPFKEFED
- a CDS encoding TlpA family protein disulfide reductase; the encoded protein is MKKLLLLLMMGIFGLGCSQQTPKVLKKGFSKEALAQKLEDEDGKTVTIQQILDQHKGKVLVIDFWAGWCRDCLNALPKARELEEKNKNIDFVFLSLDRSKEGFDRSLEKFEMKDKENYWFSSGWKNDFNNYVDLNWIPRYMVIDQKSAIAKYYAITPEDPEIQATIDKLLK